CGACATGTGGCTCCTAAAGAAGCACGGCCTGCCCTTTATGTACTGGAACCTGATGCTCAAGGGTCGGGCATAAATATCCTGGGGGGGTATTTGACAAATACCCCTAGGGGATATATCCTGGCTGCAGGAGGTTAGCAGATGCTTTTTAAGCAGATTTACGAGGAAGGACTAGCCCAGGGCAGTTACTTTATCGGCTGTCAGTCGGCGGGTACCGCTGTGGTGGTAGACCCTCGGCGGGATATCCAGGTCTATCTGGATGAAGCCCAAAAAAACGGCATGAAGATTGTGGCCATCACCGAGACCCACATCCACGCCGACTACCTTTCGGGGGCCCGCGAGCTGGCCCAGGCCACCGGGGCCAAGCTCTACCTCTCCGACGAGGGCGACGAAAACTGGAAATACAAGGGCTTGGAGGGCTTCGACTACCAGCTTGTGCGCGATGGCGACCAGATCAAACTGGGCAACATCACCCTCACCGTGCTGCACACCCCCGGCCACACCCCCGAGCACATCAGTTTTCTGGTGCAAGACGGAGCTGCCGCCAGCGAGCCCGGCTTCATTCTGACCGGCGACTTTGTATTTGTGGGCGACATTGGCCGCCCCGATCTCTTGGAAGAGGCCGCGGGCATCGTGGGCACCGCCGAGCCCGGCGCACGGCGCATGTTCAAGAGCCTCAAGGAAAAGTTCCTCACCCTGCCCGACTACGTGCAGGTCTGGCCCGGCCACGGCGCGGGCAGCGCCTGCGGCAAAGGGCTGGGGGCCGTCGCCAGCACCACCGTGGGCTACGAGCGGCGCTTCGCCTGGTGGGCCGACTACCTGCGTAACAATGACGAGGAAGGCTTCGTCAAGGCCCTGCTCTCCGGCCAGCCCGAGGCCCCCTACTACTTCGCCCAGATGAAGCGCATGAACCGCGACGGGATGCCCATCCTGGGCGACCTCAAGGAGCCACATCTCTTTACGCCCGAGCAGTTCCGGCAAAAGCTGGCCGAAGGGGCTCTACTGGTAGACACCCGCGACAAGCTGGCCTTTGCCGGGGGGCACCTCGAGGGGGCCATCAACATCCCGGCGGGCAAGAGCTTCTCGACCTGGGCCGGCTGGCTGTTGCCCTACGACCGCGACCTGATCCTGCTGGCCGGCCCTGAGCGGTTACCCGAACTCGTCAAGCAGCTTATCCGCATTGGGCTGGATCGGGTGGTGGGGTATATCCCGAGCCTCGAGGGCTACGTGCAAGGCGAACTCGAGACCGTGCCGCAGATTACCGCTGCCGAGGCCAAGGCCCGCTGGGAAAAGGGCGAGGTGGCCATTCTGGACGTGCGGGGGGCCGACGAGTACCAGGCCGGTCACATCCCCGGCGCCCAAAATATCCACGCCGGACGGGTGATGAACAACCTGAACCGCATTCCCAAGGACAAGCCGGTAGTGGTGCACTGCCTGGGTGGTGACCGCTCTTCCACCGCCATCAGCGCGCTAATGGGAGCCGGCTTTAGCAACCTGATCAACCTCACCGGGGGCATCCGGGCCTGGCAGCAGGAAGGCTTCCCGGTGGAAAAAGGCCCGGCCCGCACGCTGGTGAACGCATAGCCACACCCCCAAGCCTTTCCCACCGAGCCCTCGGCGCAGGCTGGGGGCTCCCCCTGCGAAAAACCATGAACCTTAGTGCCAAAACCGCCTACCAAACTTTAGAACGCTACCAAGTGGTGGACATCCGCGAGCCCGAGGAGTGGGCCGACGGCGTGCTGCCGGGGGCCCTGCGCCTGCCGCTGTCCAAGCTGGCCGGCCTGGCTCCCTTGTACCTCGAGCGCGACCAACCGGTTCTGCTCTACTGCCGCAGCGGCAACCGCTCACAGGAAGGGCTGCAAACCCTGCGCCGCCTGGGGCACCCCAGGGTCTGGCACCTCGAGGGCGGCATCAAGGCCTGGTGCGAGGCCGGTATTCCTTGCGCCAGCCCGGTCTAGCCAGTTTAGGGAGGAAACCCATGCTCACCGTACCTTACAAAGACATCAGCCCCCAAGAAGCCCGCAAGCTGCAAGAAGAAAACGCCCTCTTCGTGGATGTGCGCGAACCCGAGGAGTTTGCCCAGGTGCGCATCGAGGGGGCCGAACTCATTCCACTGTCGGAGTTTGCCGGGCGCTTCTCGGAGATTCCCCAGGACAAACCCGTAGTGCTCTACTGCCGCAGCGGCAACCGCAGCGCTCAGGCCGCAGGCTGGCTTTCGGCCAAGGGGTATTCCAACCTGCTGAACCTGGACGGGGGCATTATGGCCTGGTACCAGGCCGGGTTGCCACTGGACACCCAGCCCCTGGAAGCCACCTATCAGGACACCGCCTTCACCGAGCTGACCCCCCACGAGGCCCAGCAGTGGATTCAGGAGGGTGCTTATGTGGTGGATGTGCGCGAACCCTACGAGTACGCCATGGGGCACGTGCCAGGCGCGGTGAACATCCCCCTGGGGCGTTTTGTGGCGGAGTCTAAGAACCTGCCCAAAGACCGTAGGCTGGTGCTGGTCTGCGCCTCAGGCAACCGTTCCTCACAGGCTTCGGAGTTCCTGGTGGGCCAGGGCTTTGATGGCGCTAAGGTGGGGAACCTCGAGGGTGGCACCTACGGCTGGATGAGCGCAGGGTTTGAGGTGGCACGTTGATCGGCTGGCTCCAAAACCTGTTGGGCGGCGGGGCGTCGGTGGGCCGCCTGAGCCCGCTCGAGGCGCAGGAAAAAGCCAAAGCCGGGGCCATTATCCTGGACGTGCGCACCCCCTTAGAACGCCAGGAAGGCAAAATTCCCGGCTCACAGGCCCTCCCCCTGGACAAACTGGCCAGCGAGTGGGAGAAGCTACCCAAGCACAAAGAAATCATCTGCCAGTGCCGCAGCGGCAGCCGCAGCGCCAGCGCAGCGCGGTTTCTCGCCAGCAAGGGCTTCAAGGCCTACAACCTGGTGGGCGGGATTGAAGCCTGGAAGCGGCAGAAGCTCCCGGTGAAGTGATGCACGACGTTTTCCCCAACGAGCTTTCCCTCTGGCAAAAGCAGGGCGCGCTGCTGTTGGACGTACGCTCGCCCTTGGAGTACGCCAGCGGGCACGTCCCCGGTTCGGTCAATATCCCTCTTGAGCAGCTTTTGGATCACCTGGCGGCCCTGAAAAGCCCCCTTGTTACCATCTGCGCTACCGGTAGCCGGGCCGGCCTGGCCGCCGAGGTATTGGAATATGAGGGTTTTGAGGTGGGCAAGCTGGTGAGCGGTCTTCAGGGGTATGTGGCCCAGGGTTACCGGCTCGAGCGCTCCTCTCTGCCCTCCCCTGCTCCACAAGCGGTCGAAGCGGCCTTCAGGCCCGAGGAGGCCCCATGTTCTTAGCCTGGATGGGTGCCATTCTGATCGGCCTGGCCCTGGGGATGCTGGGCTCGGGGGGCTCCATCCTGACCGTACCCATCCTGGTGTACCTGGTGGGCGAGCCCGACAAGCTGGCCATCGCCGAGTCGCTGGCTATCGTGGGCCTGATTGCCCTGGCCGGAGCCATTCCCTACGCCCTCAAGGGCCTCATTGACTGGCGCAACGTGCTGTTTTTTGGCATCCCGGGCATGGCGGGAACCTACCTGGGGGCTTATTTCTCGAAGTGGGTGCCGGGGGTCTGGCAGCTAGGGCTGTTTGCGGTGGTGATGCTGCTGGCGGCCTATATGATGTTCCGCCCGCCTAGGCTCGAGGCCAACCCCCAGAAGCGCTCCTACCTCAAAATCATCCTGGATGGTCTGGTGGTGGGCGTGCTCACCGGGCTGGTGGGGGTGGGTGGAGGGTTTCTGATTGTGCCGGCCCTGGTGCTTCTGGGCGGGCTGCCCATGCACCTGGCGGTGGGCACCAGCCTGCTGATCGTGGCTATGAAGTCGGCCAGCGGCTTTTACAAATACCTGCACCTGCTGCCCGAACAGGGCTACACCGTGCACTGGGACATCGTGCTGCTGTTTGCCGTGCTGGGCATTGTGGGTAGCTTGTTTGGCGGGCGGATAGCCGCTGCCATCCCCCAGCTCACCCTGCGGCGCAGCTTTGCTGGGTTTTTGGTGCTGATGGGGGTGTTTATCCTCTGGCAGAACCTGCCCAAGGTACTGCACGGCTAAGAAGCCAGCATCGCCCGCAGCGCATCCGCAGCCGGGTTGCCGGCCTCGCTGGGGTAGATAAGCCAAAAAAGCCGCCTGAGCTCCATGCCCCTAACCCGCAAGGCCCGCAGGTTGCCCACCTTCACGTTGGGTCGCACCACCACGTTGGATACGATGCCCACCCCGGCCCCCTCGAGCACCAGCCGCTTGGTGACTTCGTGGTTGTCGGTGTAGAAGACCGGGTTAATCTCCAGCCCAGCCTGTTCTAGAGCCGAGCCAAACACCCGAAAGGTCATGGCCCCCGGCTCCCGCACAATCAGCGGCACCTCGGCCAAGCGCTCGGGGTCTATTTCTTCTTTTTTGGCCCAGGGGTGCTCCGGGGGCACAATCACCACCAGTTCGTCCTCGTAAAACAGCTTGCGCTCAAAGCCCTCGAGGTGTTCTACCGCCTCGACCACGGCCAGCTCCACCTCGCCTTGCACCAGTCGCTGGGTGAGGCGCTCGGAGCTACCGCTCTCCAACTTGATGCGAATCTCGGGGTAGAGCCGCTTAAACTCGGTCAGGTAGCGGGGGAGCACATATACCGCCATGGTGGTCGAAGCACCAATCTCCACTCGCCCGCGCTCGAGGCGCTCCAAAGCCTGAGCGGCTTGCATAAACTCCTCTAATGCTTCCACTGCCCGCCTGGCTTCGGGCAGCAAGTCCTGGCCGGTTTTGCTCAGTACCAGCCGGCGGCCCTGGCGGTGAAACAAGGGTTGACCCAGCAGGGTCTCGAGGGCCCGTAGGTGCTGGCTAACCCCCGGCTGGGTCATGCCCAAACTCAGGGCTGCGCGGCCCACGCTGCCCTCCTGTACCACACACAAAAATACCCGCAGGGCCTGGGGGTTGGGAAAGGGGCGTCGCTCTAGCATAAGCATATATTATCAAAATCCACCAAAATAAACTTGCACTATTTATCACAAGTACCTACCCTAGACCTACCAAGGAGGTGATGCATGCTAGCTGTTGAGCGCCCTACCCGCAACCTGTCGCTAGACCTGTTGCGTAGCACCGAGGCCGCCGCCTTGGCGGCAGCCCGCTGGGTGGGGCTAGGTAACAAAAACGACGGCGACCAGGCCGCAGTAGATGCCATGCGTCTGCTGCTCGCCACCATCCCCATGCGAGCCCGGGTGATAATCGGCGAAGGCGAAAAGGACAAAGCCCCCATGCTCTACAACGGCGAGGAGGTCGGCACTGGCGAGGGCCCCGAGACCGAGCTGGCGGTAGACCCCATCGAGGGTACAAGGCTGGTAGCCCATGGACGGGGCGGAGCCATCAGTGTGATTGCCGCCGCCGAGAAGGGGGGGCTTTTTAACCCCGGCCCCGGCTTCTATGCGGCCAAGCTGGTGGTGGGCCCGCAGGCCAAGGAGGCTATCAACCTTGCAGCTAGCCCGGAGGAGAACCTGCGCGCCATAGCCAAGGCTCTGGGCAAACGGGTGCGCGAACTCACGGTATTTGTGCTGGACAAGCCCCGCCACGCCCGGCTTATAGACCAGATTCGCCATGCCGGGGCGCGGGTCAGCCTGCACACCGACGGGGATGTGGCCGGAGCCCTGGCGGCGGTGCTGCCCGACACCGGCATTGATGTGCTGATGGGCACCGGGGGCACACCCGAAGGGGTGATTGCCGCAGTGGCGGTCAAGGCCCTGGGCGGGGGGATGCAGATGCGCCTCGACCCCCAGAGCGAGGAGGAGCGCTGGGCCCTGGTGAACAGCGAGTACAGCACCCAGCGGGTCTATACCCTGGACGAACTCTGTCCCGCCGAGGACACCCACTTTGCCGCCACCGGCATCACCGATGGGCAGTTTTTGCGCGGGGTACGCTACCGCGATACCCATGCCATCACCCATAGCCTGGTGATCCGGGGCCACACCGGCACTTTGCGCTACATCGAGTCATACCACCGCCTGGAGAAACTACGGGCTATCAGTGGAGAGCTTTACTAATAGGAGGTTTTTTATGATCAAAGACAAAGAGGCCAAGTACAAAAAGGGCGGGGTGGTGGAGTACCGCCAGATGGGCTACTGGCAGCCCGACTACGAACCCAAAGACACCGATACCATCGCCCTCTTCCGTATCACCCCGCAGCCGGGGGTGGAGCCCGAGGAGGCCGCCGCAGCGGTAGCGGGGGAGTCTTCTACCGCGACCTGGACGGTGGTCTGGACCGACCGGCTGACCACCCTCGAGCGCTACCAGGCCAAGGCCTACCGGGTAGAGCCGGTGCCCGGCAACCCCGAGCAGTACTTCGCCTGGATTGCCTACGACCTGGCCCTCTTCGAGGAAGGCTCCATTGCCAACATGACCTCCTCCATCATCGGCAACGTCTTCGGCTTCAAGGCGCTCAAGGCACTGCGGCTGGAAGACCTGCGGGTGCCGGTGGCCTACCTCAAAACCTTTTTGGGGGCCCCCCACGGCATCCCGGTGGAGCGCGACCTACTGAACAAGTATGGCCGTCCCATCCTGGGGGCAACGGTCAAGCCCAAGCTGGGTCTCTCGGGGCGCAACTACGGACGGGTGGTCTACGAGGCCCTGGCGGGTGGGCTCGACTTCACCAAAGACGACGAAAACATCAACTCCCAGCCCTTCATGCGCTGGCGCGACCGCTTCAACTACGCCCAGGAGGCCGTATTGAAAGCTGAGCAAGCCTCGGGCGAGCGCAAGGGCCACTACATGAACGTGACCGCCGCCGACATGGAGCAGGTCTACGAGCGCCTCGAGTACGCCCGGGAAATCGGCTCGGTGATCGTGATGGTAGACCTGACCATGGGCTATACTGCACTGCAGTCGGTCTCCAAATGGTGCCACAAAAACGGCATGATTCTGCACCTGCACCGGGCCTCGCACGCCACCTTCACCCGCCAGAAGTCCCACGGGATTAACTTCCGGGTGCTGGCCAAGTGGATGCGGATGCTGGGGGTGGATCACATCCACGCCGGTACGGCGGTGGGAAAGCTCGAGGGCGACCCCAACCTGACCCGCGGCTACTACGACATCCTGCGCTTGCAACACGTCATGCCTGACCCGGTCAAGGGCATCTTCTTCGAGCAGGACTGGGGCTACCTGCCGGCGGTGATGCCGGTGGCTTCGGGGGGCATCCACGCCGGTCAGATGCACCAGCTTCTGGACTTGTTTGGCGACGATGTGGTCTTGCAGTTCGGCGGGGGCACCATCGGGCACCCCATGGGCATCGCGGCCGGGGCTACGGCCAACCGGGTGGCCCTGGAGGCCATGGTATTGGCCCGCAACGAGGGCCGCGACATCCTGGCCGAAGGCCCGCAAATTCTGCGGGAAGCCGCCAAGAATTCGCCGGCTTTGGCTTCGGCTCTAGAAATTTGGAAGGACGTTACCTTCGACTACACCTCCACCGATACCGCCGACGTACTGCCTACCCCCTCCATGTAGACCGCCTTTGAAGCACAGGAGATAACCATGCGTATCCACCAAGGAACCTTCTCTTTCCTGCCCGACCTGACCGACGAGCAGATCGAGCGTCAGATTGACTACATCCTCCGCAACGGCTGGTCGGTTTCCATCGAGTACACCGACGACCCCCACCCCTACAACACCTACTGGCACATGTGGGGCCTGCCCATGTTCGACCTCAAGGATGCCGCCGGCGCCATGTTCGAGTTCAAGAAGTGCCGTGAGGCCTTCCCCAACCACTACATCAAGATCAACGGCTTCGACCCCAGCCCCATGTGGCAGGCCCAGCGGGTGAGCTTTATTGCCCACCGGCCCACCCAAGACGACCCCGGCTTCCGCCTGAAGCGCACCCTGTGGGCAGAAGGGCGAATGCAGAAGTACGGCCTCGAGCCCTACGCCACCGATAAGCCCGCCGGGGAACGTTACTAGACTTGTTCGTCCCGCCCCTGGCCCAGGCTGGGGGTGGGACATCCCTAAAGGAAGGTGTTCATGACCGAGACCGCAAACCCCACCGACCTGAGGGCCCTCTTGCAACAGACCGGGGTACCCGAGGTGCTGGAGCGCCTGGATCGCGAGCTGGTGGGCCTGGCACCGGTCAAGACCCGCATCCACGAGATTGCGGCCTACCTGGTAGTGGACAAGCTGCGCCGCGAGCTGGGTCTGGTGGCCACTCGCCCGGTGCTGCACATGGCCTTCACCGGCAACCCCGGCACCGGAAAGACCACCGTGGCCCTGCGCATGGCCACCATCCTGCACCGGTTGGGCTACATACGGCGCGACCACCTGGTGGTAGCCAGCCGCGATGACCTGGTGGGCCAGTACATCGGCCATACCGCCCCCAAGACCAAGGAAGTCCTGAAGCGGGCCATGGGTGGGGTTTTGTTCATCGATGAGGCCTATAGCCTGTACCGCTCCGAAAACGAGCGGGACTACGGCCAGGAGACCATCGAAATCCTGTTGCAGGTGATGGAGAACCAGCGCGAAGACCTGGTGGTGATCCTGGCTGGCTACGAGGACAAGATGGAGCAGTTCTTTGCCCTCAACCCCGGGATGCGCTCGCGCATTGCCCACCACATCCGCTTCCCCGACTACACCGAAGAGGAGTTGGTGGCCATCGGCAAGCTCATGATTGCCGAGCAGAACTACTACCTGGATGAGGCCGCCGAGCGGGCCTTTGTGGAGTACGTCGGCTGCCGCAGGCGGCTGCCCAACTTTGCCAACGCCCGCAGCATCCGCAATGCCATAGACCGCTTCAAGCTGCGCCAGGCCAAGCGGCTGTTTGAGCGGGCCGGCCAGGTAACCCCCGATGACCTGCGCCGCATTGCCGAGGAGGATATCCGGGCCAGCGAGGTTTTCCGGGAGTGCGAGGAACTTATGAAAGGAGGCCAAGATGCCCCATAGACCCTTCATGCTCGGCATTGCGGGCGACTCGGGGGTGGGTAAGACCACCATCTCAAGCGGCATCGCCCGCCTGTTGGGCCAGGAACGCACCACCAACATCTGCGTAGACGACTACCACCGGTATGACCGCAAACAGCGGGCCGAACTCAAAATCACCCCGCTCAACCCCGAGTGCAACTACATGGACATCATGGAGCAGCACGTACGGCTGTTGTCGCTGGGTGAGCCCATCCTGAAGCCGGTCTACAACCATTCCACCGGCACCTTCGACCCGCCGGTCTACATCCCGGCCCCCCGGCCCATCGCCGAAGGGAACCGGCAGATTCCCCGGGCAGTAGTGCTCGAGGGTCTGCTCACCCTATTCTCCCAGCCCATGCGCGAGCGCTACCACCTGAAGGTCTACCTCGACCCCGAGGAAGACCTGCGGCGGGAGTGGAAGGTCAAGCGCGACGTGGCCAAGCGGGGCTACACCCCCGAGCAGGTGGTGGCCGACATCGAGCGGCGCATGCCCGACTCCAAGAGCTTCATCTGGCCGCAAAAAGAATTTGCCGACATTGTGGTGCGCTTCTACCGGCCCCCGGGCTACGACCCCGAGCAACCCAGCACCCTCTCGGTGCGCATCGCCCTCAAGCGCAGCCTGCCCAAGCTCGACCTGACCGAGGTGCTGCACTCGGCCTACGAGGACGAGCCCTCGGTGATCCGGCTCGAGGCCCGCAAAGAAGCCGATATCCTGGACATCTCGGGGGGCCTGGAACCCGAGCGGGCGGCGGTCTTCGAGCGGCTCATCTGGGAACAGCTCGGCCAGCACGCCGAACACTTCAACCCCGAGCTCATCGGCACCTTCTGGGACAAGGGTGGCCAGAGCTACCCCCTGGCCCTCACCCAACTGGTTATCGCGTATTATCTGGTACATATGCGTGAGCAGGCCATTCAAAAAGGAGCCCTGGCCTATGCCTAAGCTCCTGGTGGCGCCCTCCATCCTCACCGCCGACTTTGCCCGACTGGGCGAGCAAATCCGCGAGGCCGAGGCGGCGGGGGTGGATTGGATTCACCTGGATGTGATGGACGGGCGCTTTGTGCCCAACCTGACCTTTGGCCCCTTGGTGGTGGAGGCCATCCGCCGGGTGACCCGGCTTCCCCTGGACGTGCACCTGATGATCGTGGAGCCCGAGCGCTACCTGAAGGACTTCGCCCAGGCCGGCGCCGACTGGATTACGGTTCACTTTGAGGCCACCCCCCACGCCCACCGGGCAGTGCAGCAAATCAAGGAGCTAGGCAAGAAAGCCGGGCTGGCCCTCAACCCGGCCACGCCCCTGGAGGCCATGCTGCCCCTGTTACCCGAGCTCGATCTGGCCCTCTTGATGAGTGTAAACCCCGGTTTTGGGGGCCAAAAGTACATCCCGGGAAGCACCGAGCGCATCCGCCGCCTGCGGGGTTTGCGTGACCACCTGAACCCGTCCTGTCTGATCGAGGTAGACGGGGGCATCAAGCCCGAGAACGTGGCCGAGGTCTACCGGGCCGGGGTGGATGTGGTGGTGGCGGGCAGTGCTTTGTTCAACAATCGGCCGGTGGCCGAGAATATGGAAAAACTGTTAGGAGAAGTGTATGCCGTTGGCCCTAGGTAAAGACGTCCTCGACAAAGCACGGCGTGAAGGCTACGCCGTGCCCAGCTTCAACACCAACAACTTAGAGACCACCCAGGCCATCCTCGAGACCGCCGAGGCCCTCAGGGCCCCGGTCTTTATTCAGGTCTCGGATGGGGCCCGCAAGTACGCCGGGCTCGAGAACCTCTCCAATCTGGTGCGCGACATGGCCAGCCGGGTGAGCGTACCGGTGGTGCTGCACCTCGACCACGGTGCCGACTACAAGATGGTGCTACAGGCCCTGCGCGCGGGCTTTACCAGCGTGATGATCGACGCCTCGCACCACCCCTTCGAGGAGAACGTACACGAAACCAAAAAGTGCGTGGAGGCCGCGCACGCCGTAGGGGTCAGTGTGGAGGCCGAGCTAGGCCGCTTGCAGGGCATCGAGGACAACATCGTGGTGGAGGCCAAGGACGCCTTCCTCACCGACCCCGACGAGGCCGCCCGCTTCGTAGATGCCACCGGCATCGACTACCTGGCCATCGCCATCGGCACCTCGCACGGGGCCTACAAGGGCAAGGGGCGGCCCTACATAGATCACGCGAGGCTCGAGCAGATCGCCCAAAAGGTTTCCATCCCCTTGGTGCTGCACGGCTCCTCGGGGGTACCCCAGTGGCTCAAAGACAAAATGACCGCTACCGGAGCCGACCTCGGCGATCCCACCGGCATCCACGACGAGGACGTGCGCCGCTCCATCCCCAACGGCATCGCCAAAATCAACATTGATACCGACCTGCGCCTGGCCTTTACCGCGGGCATCCGCGAAGTGGTGATGGGCAACCCCAAGGAGTTTGACCCGCGCAAGATTCTGGGCAAGGGACGGGAGTACCTGAAGCAGGTCATCCGCGAAAAGTTCGAGCTGATGGGGACGGTGGGGCGGGCTTGAATCGTGTCGAGCAGCTCATCCAGGGCCTGCTCTGGCAGGCCCGCTGGGTGATGCTCCTGCCGGTGGTGGGCCTGCTGGCCGGGGCGGTCTACTTTGCAGTGCAGACCGGAGTGGAGGTCTGGCGGGCCCTTAGCTCGAGTAGCCTGGAAAAAGCCCTGCCCCTCATGGTGGGTGCGGTAGACCTGGCGCTGCTGGCCTCGGTGCTCATCATTTTTGCGCTGGGGCTTTACGAGCTCTTCATCGCCGAAGTGAACCGGCCCGAGGGCAGCTTGAACAATGTGCTGGTGGTGCGCAGCCTCAACGACCTCAAAACCAAGCTGGGCCAGGTCATCCTGATGATCCTGGTGGTAAAGTTCTTCGAGAAGGCCCAGGCTTTTTCACCCAAAGAAGCACTGGACTTTCTTTACTACGCCGGGGCGGTGGCCTTTTTGGGGGCAGCTTTGTGGCTGGTACAGGCCAAAGAAAAACCCGGCAAATAACCTTTAGTTATCCTTCAAATAACCCAAAGTAGCTTGCAAACCTTTTTTTAGGCGGCATACTGTAGGTTGGAGGTGACACAACTTGACCAAGCATAAACTTTCCCTACTCTTCTCCTCGACTTTGTTGTTGGCTCTAGGAGCCTATCTGTTCGGTGCGCAAACTGCTGTGGCCCAGGCCAGCCCTCTTTACGCCCAGTGCCAGGGCTGCCATCAGCCCACCGGTGCAGGCATGCCGGGAGTCTTCCCACCCCTCGCGGGCCACGTGCCCGAGATTCTGGCTGCCAAGGGGGGCCGTGAATACTTGATTCAAGTCCTTCTTCACGGTCTGCAGGGTCAAATTACCGTGAAGGGTGCTAAGTATCAGGGTGCCATGCCTTCCTACGCTCAGCTCAAAGACGAAGAGATTGCCGGCTTGCTCAACCACATCTCCACCCAGTGGGGTAACAAATTCCCTGCAGGCCAACAGCCTTTCACTGCCGCCGAAGTCAAGGCCCAACGCGGCAAGACCATGACCGCGGCCCAGGTGCTGGAAGCCCGCAACAAGCTCGGCCTCAAGTAGATTTGTCTGCAGTGTAGCCCGGACGAAAGTCCGGGTTTTTTTATTTATACCGGATTCAAAAAGATACTCTTCAAATCGGTGACGAACTAACCGAATCTGGTATAACTTAGTGGTCTGGTAACTAAATTTCCGAAGTTATGTACCGCACCCCGAATACATCGTTGTAGAGATTCCATCCCACTTCGGCCCCCGAGATGGCCTAAAAACGCCCTCCCTACCGCGTAGGGAGGGTGGGGGAGGGTATCAGGCAAGGCCCCCAATCCGCTGCGTGAAGGGCCAGGTCAGCCACCCCACCTGGCCTCCCCTACTGCGTAGGGGAGGGAAGGGGCGAAGCGGGGTGGGGTGCTTTTTGCATGACCGTACAGGCAAGACACCGAAGGCCCAGGTTTACGAGACACGGCGCGTTCTGAAGGCTAAACCCCATACTGCGTATTTTGTTACCAGACCACTAGAGCACTCCCGTTGGTCGGGTTAGTTCGTCACCAAATGGTGGCGAACTAACCGAATCTGGTATTACTGGGGGCTACTTGGATTAGCCCGCCTTGATGTAAGCAAACCCCTTGGCTTGCAGTTCGGCCACAGCCCCGACCCCCGATGGCACCCACTTGATGAAATCGTCTGAACGTAGCTTGCTTTCTGCAATGTTGTTGCGGGTGAAGGTAATCTGGCAGATGTAGTACTCCACACCCAACGCAGCCAACTGCTTAATGCGACTAAAAATGGCTTCTTGATCGAATTTATCGGCTGTCCAGGCCTGGGGCAGGCCCTCGAGGTCTTTCAGGAAAAACTTCACCCCTTGCCCGTGGGCCACCATCACCAACTTGAGCTTGAAGGGGTCGTTGTCGTAAACCGACAGATGGTTGCTCATGTTGGTCAGGGTCTGGGCAAAGCGATCTGGAGCGCCATAGTCGCAGTGATATAAAGCAGCCATGGGCGTTTCTTTTTTGAACTGGCTATAGCTTAGCTTGTCGTTGGCCTGGGCCTGGAGTAGAGGTAGTGCGCCCAACCAAGCAGCCAAACGGATCAGCCCCCTGCGATCTACCGGCTTCATACCGATACCTCCTTTGTGTATAGGCGCATCTTAAGCCGATGAAT
This genomic stretch from Meiothermus sp. harbors:
- a CDS encoding phosphoribulokinase, coding for MPHRPFMLGIAGDSGVGKTTISSGIARLLGQERTTNICVDDYHRYDRKQRAELKITPLNPECNYMDIMEQHVRLLSLGEPILKPVYNHSTGTFDPPVYIPAPRPIAEGNRQIPRAVVLEGLLTLFSQPMRERYHLKVYLDPEEDLRREWKVKRDVAKRGYTPEQVVADIERRMPDSKSFIWPQKEFADIVVRFYRPPGYDPEQPSTLSVRIALKRSLPKLDLTEVLHSAYEDEPSVIRLEARKEADILDISGGLEPERAAVFERLIWEQLGQHAEHFNPELIGTFWDKGGQSYPLALTQLVIAYYLVHMREQAIQKGALAYA
- a CDS encoding YqhA family protein, coding for MNRVEQLIQGLLWQARWVMLLPVVGLLAGAVYFAVQTGVEVWRALSSSSLEKALPLMVGAVDLALLASVLIIFALGLYELFIAEVNRPEGSLNNVLVVRSLNDLKTKLGQVILMILVVKFFEKAQAFSPKEALDFLYYAGAVAFLGAALWLVQAKEKPGK
- the fba gene encoding class II fructose-1,6-bisphosphate aldolase; this translates as MPLALGKDVLDKARREGYAVPSFNTNNLETTQAILETAEALRAPVFIQVSDGARKYAGLENLSNLVRDMASRVSVPVVLHLDHGADYKMVLQALRAGFTSVMIDASHHPFEENVHETKKCVEAAHAVGVSVEAELGRLQGIEDNIVVEAKDAFLTDPDEAARFVDATGIDYLAIAIGTSHGAYKGKGRPYIDHARLEQIAQKVSIPLVLHGSSGVPQWLKDKMTATGADLGDPTGIHDEDVRRSIPNGIAKINIDTDLRLAFTAGIREVVMGNPKEFDPRKILGKGREYLKQVIREKFELMGTVGRA
- a CDS encoding form I ribulose bisphosphate carboxylase large subunit; translation: MIKDKEAKYKKGGVVEYRQMGYWQPDYEPKDTDTIALFRITPQPGVEPEEAAAAVAGESSTATWTVVWTDRLTTLERYQAKAYRVEPVPGNPEQYFAWIAYDLALFEEGSIANMTSSIIGNVFGFKALKALRLEDLRVPVAYLKTFLGAPHGIPVERDLLNKYGRPILGATVKPKLGLSGRNYGRVVYEALAGGLDFTKDDENINSQPFMRWRDRFNYAQEAVLKAEQASGERKGHYMNVTAADMEQVYERLEYAREIGSVIVMVDLTMGYTALQSVSKWCHKNGMILHLHRASHATFTRQKSHGINFRVLAKWMRMLGVDHIHAGTAVGKLEGDPNLTRGYYDILRLQHVMPDPVKGIFFEQDWGYLPAVMPVASGGIHAGQMHQLLDLFGDDVVLQFGGGTIGHPMGIAAGATANRVALEAMVLARNEGRDILAEGPQILREAAKNSPALASALEIWKDVTFDYTSTDTADVLPTPSM
- a CDS encoding ribulose bisphosphate carboxylase small subunit, which codes for MRIHQGTFSFLPDLTDEQIERQIDYILRNGWSVSIEYTDDPHPYNTYWHMWGLPMFDLKDAAGAMFEFKKCREAFPNHYIKINGFDPSPMWQAQRVSFIAHRPTQDDPGFRLKRTLWAEGRMQKYGLEPYATDKPAGERY
- a CDS encoding cytochrome c produces the protein MFGAQTAVAQASPLYAQCQGCHQPTGAGMPGVFPPLAGHVPEILAAKGGREYLIQVLLHGLQGQITVKGAKYQGAMPSYAQLKDEEIAGLLNHISTQWGNKFPAGQQPFTAAEVKAQRGKTMTAAQVLEARNKLGLK
- the cbbX gene encoding CbbX protein; protein product: MTETANPTDLRALLQQTGVPEVLERLDRELVGLAPVKTRIHEIAAYLVVDKLRRELGLVATRPVLHMAFTGNPGTGKTTVALRMATILHRLGYIRRDHLVVASRDDLVGQYIGHTAPKTKEVLKRAMGGVLFIDEAYSLYRSENERDYGQETIEILLQVMENQREDLVVILAGYEDKMEQFFALNPGMRSRIAHHIRFPDYTEEELVAIGKLMIAEQNYYLDEAAERAFVEYVGCRRRLPNFANARSIRNAIDRFKLRQAKRLFERAGQVTPDDLRRIAEEDIRASEVFRECEELMKGGQDAP
- the rpe gene encoding ribulose-phosphate 3-epimerase, with the protein product MPKLLVAPSILTADFARLGEQIREAEAAGVDWIHLDVMDGRFVPNLTFGPLVVEAIRRVTRLPLDVHLMIVEPERYLKDFAQAGADWITVHFEATPHAHRAVQQIKELGKKAGLALNPATPLEAMLPLLPELDLALLMSVNPGFGGQKYIPGSTERIRRLRGLRDHLNPSCLIEVDGGIKPENVAEVYRAGVDVVVAGSALFNNRPVAENMEKLLGEVYAVGPR